In Leptodesmis sichuanensis A121, the following are encoded in one genomic region:
- a CDS encoding mechanosensitive ion channel: MIELAQGSLCFLPQGVGLHPQLPHLLAQVNTQEVANYFGLGPNVVDLIWRLLLAIAILIVGWIVAALLASGIRSLLKRTNIDNRIAHLTAGERADTFSIENVIATVVFWIVMILAIVGALNALQLNTVSQPLNNFLNQIFAYLPRIGGAIFMVAVAWVVATLSRIVAIRLARSLGLDERLQASDTQVTRPPAGPEDPYQLTPEAVSRPPQSQFLLSETLGNILYWFVFLFFLPLILGILNLEGPLQPVQNLLNEFLLALPNIVKAILIGIIGWFIARIVRDIVTNLLIAVGTDRIGSRVGLTRTGGQSLSSILGTLVFVLILIPTVIAALDALQIRSISVPAALMLNQFLTAIPQIFTAALILVLGYIIGQFVKDLVTNLLTGLGFNNVLNWLGLPSPAAAPPIPPPPALDQPVEGSPMLIQPDVSRGAARTPSEIVGIIVLIGIMLFAAVAATNVLGIPALTAIVSGLLVILGQILVGLVIFAIGLYLANLAYSIIAGSDGAQSRILGQAARIAIIVLVAAMALQQIGIAPSIINLAFGLLLGAIAVAIALAFGLGGRDVAADQLRDWLASFKRRD, translated from the coding sequence ATGATTGAACTTGCTCAGGGTAGTCTGTGCTTCTTGCCTCAGGGCGTTGGGCTGCATCCGCAATTGCCCCATCTGCTAGCCCAGGTCAATACTCAAGAAGTTGCCAATTATTTCGGGTTAGGCCCCAATGTTGTTGATTTGATTTGGAGGCTGCTGTTAGCGATCGCCATCCTGATTGTGGGATGGATCGTCGCAGCACTGCTGGCCTCCGGAATTCGGAGTCTTTTAAAGCGCACCAATATTGACAACCGAATTGCCCACTTAACAGCCGGAGAACGGGCGGATACGTTCAGTATCGAGAACGTGATCGCTACGGTAGTGTTCTGGATTGTGATGATTTTGGCGATTGTCGGGGCCTTAAACGCCCTGCAACTCAACACAGTTTCACAACCACTCAATAACTTTCTGAATCAAATCTTTGCCTATTTACCCCGCATCGGTGGGGCCATCTTCATGGTTGCCGTGGCCTGGGTCGTTGCCACCCTCAGCCGGATTGTGGCTATTCGTCTGGCCCGATCGCTGGGTCTAGATGAGCGGCTTCAAGCCAGTGACACTCAAGTGACGAGACCTCCGGCTGGGCCTGAAGATCCCTATCAACTGACCCCAGAAGCGGTGAGCCGACCGCCACAAAGTCAGTTTCTGCTCAGCGAAACTTTGGGCAATATTTTGTACTGGTTTGTCTTTCTGTTCTTTTTACCCCTGATTTTGGGGATCTTGAACCTGGAAGGCCCACTCCAACCCGTCCAAAACCTGTTGAATGAATTTCTCCTGGCCTTACCCAATATTGTGAAGGCGATCCTGATTGGGATCATCGGCTGGTTTATTGCCAGAATTGTGCGCGATATTGTCACCAACTTATTGATTGCAGTAGGTACCGATCGCATAGGGAGCCGAGTTGGGTTAACCCGTACAGGCGGACAATCGCTATCCTCGATCTTAGGAACCCTGGTCTTTGTCCTGATCCTGATTCCAACTGTGATTGCAGCGCTGGATGCTTTACAGATTCGATCGATCTCGGTACCAGCGGCGCTCATGCTGAATCAGTTCCTGACGGCCATTCCACAAATCTTTACCGCCGCTCTGATTCTGGTTTTGGGATATATCATTGGGCAGTTTGTGAAGGATCTGGTAACAAATTTGCTCACCGGATTGGGGTTCAATAATGTTTTGAACTGGTTAGGTTTGCCATCCCCTGCCGCGGCTCCACCCATTCCGCCCCCGCCAGCGCTCGATCAGCCCGTAGAAGGCAGTCCGATGCTGATTCAGCCAGATGTAAGTCGAGGAGCCGCCCGTACCCCTTCGGAAATTGTTGGGATCATCGTCCTGATCGGCATTATGCTGTTTGCCGCCGTCGCTGCTACCAATGTTTTAGGCATTCCGGCTCTGACCGCGATCGTCAGTGGCTTACTGGTGATCCTGGGTCAGATTCTGGTGGGATTGGTAATTTTTGCCATCGGCCTGTATCTGGCCAATCTCGCTTACAGCATTATTGCTGGGTCAGACGGTGCCCAATCTCGCATTCTGGGACAAGCCGCCCGGATTGCCATCATTGTTCTGGTTGCTGCAATGGCGCTCCAGCAAATTGGCATTGCCCCCAGCATTATTAACCTGGCTTTCGGGTTATTACTGGGTGCGATCGCAGTCGCGATCGCGCTGGCCTTTGGTTTGGGAGGCCGAGATGTAGCCGCCGATCAACTACGAGATTGGTTAGCATCCTTCAAACGCAGAGATTAG
- the aqpZ gene encoding aquaporin Z, with translation MPLIKKLLAEFIGTAWLVFGGCGSAVLAAAFTSKGGALGNGVEFPLGIGFAGVSLAFGLTVLTGAYALGHISGGHFNPAVSFGLWAGKRFPASELLPYIIAQVLGGILGAGIIYLIVTGKAGGYTIDPGAAGVFATNGFGSHSPGGFSWFACLVAEFVLTFMFVIVILGATDDRAFKPLAGTAIGLALTLIHLISIPITNTSVNPARSLAPALFVGGTPLAQVWFFWVVPILGALAAGYLYLNFFEPTREIRSQEELESSRF, from the coding sequence ATGCCTCTAATCAAAAAACTACTTGCGGAATTTATCGGTACGGCATGGCTGGTTTTTGGTGGCTGTGGCAGTGCGGTTCTGGCGGCAGCCTTCACCAGTAAAGGCGGTGCCCTGGGCAATGGCGTTGAATTCCCCCTGGGAATTGGCTTTGCCGGGGTGTCTCTGGCCTTTGGCTTGACGGTACTAACCGGAGCCTATGCTCTGGGACACATTTCTGGTGGCCATTTCAATCCTGCTGTCTCTTTTGGACTGTGGGCTGGAAAGCGTTTCCCCGCGTCTGAATTGCTGCCCTATATCATTGCTCAGGTGCTGGGCGGAATTCTGGGCGCAGGGATTATCTACTTAATTGTTACGGGTAAAGCGGGCGGCTACACGATCGACCCAGGAGCAGCAGGGGTGTTTGCCACCAATGGGTTTGGTTCTCATTCTCCTGGTGGCTTCTCGTGGTTTGCTTGCCTTGTCGCTGAGTTCGTGCTCACTTTCATGTTCGTGATTGTGATTCTGGGGGCTACGGACGATCGCGCCTTCAAACCTTTGGCAGGAACGGCGATCGGTTTGGCGTTGACCCTGATTCACCTGATTAGTATTCCGATCACCAATACTTCTGTGAATCCGGCTCGCAGTCTGGCTCCGGCTTTGTTTGTGGGTGGAACTCCTCTGGCTCAGGTCTGGTTCTTTTGGGTGGTTCCCATCTTAGGTGCTCTGGCCGCCGGGTATCTGTATCTCAACTTCTTTGAGCCAACTCGTGAGATACGTTCTCAAGAAGAGTTGGAAAGTTCCCGCTTCTAA
- a CDS encoding pentapeptide repeat-containing protein, whose translation MNRRLIAAITAGILLGISLSLATRSRQIRVFWVLTTRYCPRCDLQGTRLFGANLQGANLQSANLQQANLSEANLTGANLSKANLQEANLSLTNLTQVNLAGANLAQASLQGANLSGADLQMSDLRRAKLLLVDLEAANLAGADLRGADLQGVNWTRSQLYNVQKD comes from the coding sequence GTGAACCGCCGCTTAATTGCCGCGATCACCGCTGGAATTTTACTGGGGATCTCTCTCAGTCTGGCTACGCGATCGCGGCAAATTCGCGTTTTCTGGGTATTAACGACTCGTTATTGTCCCAGGTGCGATTTACAGGGAACTCGATTGTTCGGGGCCAACCTGCAGGGAGCTAATTTGCAGTCAGCCAATCTGCAGCAGGCAAACTTAAGTGAAGCCAACTTAACTGGAGCCAATCTATCTAAGGCCAACCTCCAGGAAGCTAATTTAAGCTTAACGAATCTGACTCAAGTCAATTTAGCCGGCGCTAACTTAGCCCAGGCTAGTTTGCAGGGAGCCAATCTGTCTGGAGCTGATCTGCAAATGAGTGACTTACGCCGAGCAAAATTGCTTTTAGTGGATCTCGAAGCGGCAAATCTGGCCGGAGCAGACTTGCGAGGAGCAGACCTGCAGGGTGTTAATTGGACACGATCGCAACTCTACAATGTCCAGAAGGATTAA
- a CDS encoding ISKra4 family transposase (programmed frameshift) has protein sequence MTPEQQQELEQHVARIAQILHQDAQAQGLPMSSLAEIEATVREQMQVHVSPQIGNFFIDQVSPPHVGAYERSVKSILGALKLTRAQALALEVKPSSQISPYLEMCCLRASANASYREAAAEVAIMTGIKVSLKTQQRIVHRQDFSPPEGDRAVEVNQMSLDGGNIRLITPAGKPSQWRQYKALRVNGDGVGVAYYQANDQLCQWVETLVTATLLYCLGDGHPGIWGVYAQMQLSSPRREILDWYHLKENLYKVGGSLKRLQEAETLLWQGKVNEVLALFDALNKPQAHKFCDYLRTHQDRIPNYEYYQSEGIPIGSGDVESWVKQIDRRTQISGAQWREDHVPQVLAHRCAYLNGQLAPTSPFSLSKK, from the exons ATGACTCCAGAACAACAACAGGAACTTGAACAACATGTCGCGCGGATCGCTCAAATTCTGCACCAGGACGCACAAGCTCAAGGTCTGCCGATGAGTTCGTTAGCCGAGATTGAAGCGACGGTGAGAGAGCAGATGCAAGTCCATGTGTCGCCACAAATCGGTA ATTTTTTTATCGACCAGGTCAGTCCCCCGCACGTCGGAGCCTATGAACGAAGCGTAAAGAGTATTTTGGGAGCGTTGAAGTTGACACGAGCGCAAGCACTGGCGCTAGAGGTCAAACCCAGTAGCCAAATCAGTCCATACCTGGAGATGTGCTGCTTACGAGCCAGTGCAAATGCCTCCTACCGGGAGGCGGCAGCAGAAGTCGCAATCATGACTGGCATCAAAGTCAGCCTGAAGACCCAGCAACGCATCGTGCATCGCCAAGACTTTAGCCCTCCAGAGGGCGACAGAGCCGTTGAGGTCAACCAAATGAGTTTGGACGGGGGCAACATTCGCCTAATCACCCCAGCCGGAAAACCGAGCCAATGGCGACAGTACAAAGCCTTGCGGGTGAATGGGGATGGTGTTGGGGTAGCTTATTACCAAGCCAATGACCAACTGTGTCAATGGGTGGAAACCTTAGTGACAGCGACCCTGTTGTATTGTCTAGGGGACGGACATCCGGGAATTTGGGGAGTGTATGCTCAAATGCAGTTGAGTAGCCCACGCCGGGAGATTTTAGACTGGTATCACCTCAAGGAAAACCTATACAAAGTGGGTGGGTCGCTCAAACGCTTGCAGGAGGCAGAAACTCTGTTGTGGCAAGGCAAGGTGAATGAGGTGTTAGCTTTGTTTGATGCGTTGAACAAACCCCAAGCGCATAAATTCTGCGACTATTTGCGGACTCACCAAGACCGGATTCCCAACTATGAATATTACCAGAGCGAAGGCATTCCAATTGGTTCTGGGGATGTCGAGTCATGGGTCAAACAGATTGACCGTCGCACTCAAATTTCCGGTGCTCAATGGAGAGAAGATCATGTTCCTCAAGTGCTGGCTCATCGATGTGCTTATTTGAATGGTCAACTTGCCCCTACTTCCCCCTTTTCTCTCTCAAAAAAGTGA
- a CDS encoding HNH endonuclease, translating into MQLYRNDEDYRIRVYIWNLTHGGGSARPRSEYRIQITGLSTNYFEPEIGGKTLILGWWDEVGVFAGFDYNKHSGILGSSPSIQIREQYLRNAHINGFSACDKGNEEIAIAFKPSFFIEYVRDLEPLHGFGESQYDLSVLETVAENPYAVNDEEIESTSWTRQTIIQTVKKRLRDSSFQDRVLTAYNYRCAMCGIQLDLVQAAHIVPVSHEDGTDQTSNGMALYALHHYAYDRGLVFVDEDYSIELNQGKLNKLRAISRDDGLGEFTEALRALILLPPATSDRPHRDYLSIANSLRLAAS; encoded by the coding sequence TTGCAGCTTTACAGGAACGATGAAGACTATCGGATTCGTGTCTATATCTGGAACTTGACTCATGGGGGAGGTTCAGCAAGACCTAGAAGCGAATACCGCATTCAAATCACAGGTTTATCTACTAACTACTTTGAACCTGAAATTGGGGGTAAAACTCTAATTCTTGGTTGGTGGGACGAAGTTGGTGTTTTTGCAGGTTTTGATTACAACAAGCACTCCGGCATATTAGGATCTTCACCCTCAATTCAAATTCGGGAACAGTACCTTCGCAATGCCCACATTAATGGATTTTCTGCCTGTGACAAAGGTAATGAAGAAATAGCAATCGCTTTCAAACCCAGTTTCTTCATTGAATACGTTAGAGATTTAGAACCTCTACATGGTTTCGGTGAATCTCAATATGATCTTAGTGTGCTTGAAACTGTAGCTGAAAACCCTTATGCAGTCAATGATGAAGAGATTGAGTCAACAAGCTGGACTCGTCAAACGATAATTCAGACTGTCAAGAAGAGATTAAGGGATTCCAGTTTCCAAGATCGAGTTTTAACCGCTTATAACTATCGATGTGCTATGTGTGGTATACAGCTCGATTTAGTACAGGCAGCGCATATTGTACCAGTAAGCCATGAGGATGGAACTGATCAAACATCTAACGGAATGGCGTTATATGCATTGCATCACTACGCTTATGATCGTGGTCTTGTATTCGTAGATGAAGATTACTCAATTGAACTTAATCAAGGCAAGCTCAATAAGCTTCGAGCAATATCCCGCGATGACGGGTTAGGAGAGTTTACTGAAGCTCTAAGAGCCTTAATTCTTCTGCCTCCAGCTACTTCAGACCGTCCCCATAGGGATTATCTGTCTATTGCCAATTCTTTACGTCTCGCAGCCTCGTAA
- a CDS encoding helix-turn-helix domain-containing protein, whose translation MVGNGSMLEDLNDFIKSNPDARELKRAVAVQMFLKGYKHREIGESIGVSSGFISKWSRIYEQLGVSGLKLGYCGSVGYLEPEQRQAVISWLKHKNYWNLAELQAHIEQEYGVVFDSKQSYYTLFEQAGISWKKTQKRNPKADPALVEKKTGDYGLVGGASAGDHLGRVGGLL comes from the coding sequence ATGGTTGGAAATGGTTCTATGCTAGAAGACCTGAATGACTTCATCAAGTCTAATCCAGATGCGCGTGAACTCAAACGAGCAGTAGCGGTCCAAATGTTTCTCAAAGGATATAAGCATCGAGAGATTGGGGAGAGTATCGGTGTGAGTTCAGGTTTCATTAGCAAATGGAGTAGGATCTACGAACAGTTGGGGGTTTCTGGGTTGAAACTGGGGTATTGCGGTTCAGTCGGCTATCTAGAACCAGAGCAACGGCAGGCGGTGATTAGCTGGTTAAAGCACAAGAATTACTGGAATCTGGCTGAGTTGCAAGCGCATATTGAACAGGAGTATGGAGTAGTCTTTGACTCCAAGCAAAGTTACTACACCCTGTTTGAGCAAGCTGGGATTAGCTGGAAGAAAACGCAAAAGCGCAATCCGAAGGCAGACCCAGCGTTAGTAGAGAAAAAAACAGGAGATTACGGCTTGGTTGGAGGCGCATCGGCAGGAGATCATCTCGGGCGAGTTGGTGGTCTTCTTTGA
- a CDS encoding transposase, translating to MVFFEDECHLLWGDLCGYVWGKTNERIEVPITNERSRQTYYGAVNIYTQQCLIQASETGNSDGTIAFLQYLLSQCPNSRIALIWDGASYHRSQEVKQYLESVNQGLDESNWKITCIRFAPNDPKQNPIEDIWLQAKRFIREYYHLCQSFNVVKFLFELVTHHQTFSFPKLFTYGFFS from the coding sequence GTGGTCTTCTTTGAGGATGAATGCCATCTGTTGTGGGGGGACTTATGTGGGTATGTGTGGGGCAAAACAAACGAACGCATCGAGGTTCCCATCACCAATGAACGCAGCAGGCAGACTTACTATGGAGCCGTGAATATCTACACACAGCAGTGCCTGATTCAAGCATCTGAAACTGGCAATAGCGATGGCACGATTGCTTTTCTTCAATATCTGCTGAGCCAATGTCCGAACAGTCGGATTGCGTTGATTTGGGATGGAGCCAGCTATCATCGCTCCCAAGAGGTAAAACAGTATCTTGAATCGGTCAATCAAGGACTCGATGAGTCCAACTGGAAAATCACTTGCATTCGCTTTGCGCCCAATGATCCCAAGCAAAACCCAATTGAGGATATTTGGTTGCAGGCAAAGCGATTCATTCGAGAGTACTACCACTTGTGTCAATCGTTCAATGTCGTTAAGTTCCTCTTTGAGCTTGTGACTCACCACCAAACCTTTAGCTTTCCAAAGCTTTTTACCTATGGCTTTTTCTCATAA